The genomic segment aaatttttacatttcagtaaatgttttatatattaaaaaaaaaaaaatatatatatatatatatatatatataataatccatCTTTGACCATTCTGCAAATGGCACAAGTCGCAAATTTTAGGGTAACCATTATAAAAAGGTTGTTCCTTGCTGTTTTGATTCAGGTTTTCGATTGAAATGCATGTCTCATAAGTCTGTCACCTGTTACTTGTGCCATTTGTACCCCCTTTCTGGTGTAATTTAGTACAATAAATGTGCCAATGATAGCCAATGCAATGGTAACAGCAATATATTGTTTTTAATAAAGACCTGAGCTTGCCTTAAAGTGCTATCTTCATCaagtgattttatttaaaaaaaaaatgttttacacattttatttCAATACACATATCTATTATTTATGTGTTTATACATAACATTACAAACACTATGAAAATTTACTTAGCAAGAGCTATTGCAGAAATGCAATTTTCCTGATATGGCGCTGGTCAGTCATAGGCTGTGAAACGATGTAAAGGGCCGGGGCACAGGGAAGAACGCAACCAGCAATTAGCTGAGCACAATGTTACGTGTCGGGCCCCAAAACCAAGAACACGACCGGAAGGTTTGTAGGCCAATATCGGCGGTGCCGGGTGAGCCACAGAGTTAAGTTTAAGTTTATTATCCTAATGGTGGCAGCCCGGGCATGAAGCAGAAATAAAAATTTgggctgaagtacccctttaacacggaTTTGTGTGACCATTATTAAAAACCTGAATTGTACAAAAAATTAATCACTTGGCTGTATATCCAAAAAGAACAGTAATAATTGTTCTTAGGCACATCTATACATGCGTGTAGTATCAATGCAGAGTCCGCCGCCTTCAATCCACCAGGCAGGGCTGGTAAACGTACCAGAACAGTCAACGACTTAAAAATGGATCTCGCTCAGGCGTTTCTAAAgacaagattttttatttatcaaacaataaatacatttaaaaaaaaaaaggtatttgcaCTGTACACTGAGCTAGATCCATTTTTAAAAGAAACCAGCACATCAGCGAAACAGCGTTGAAGCAGATTTTCATAGAGCACCGAATTCTTGACGTACATTTATAACGATACATGTACCTTACTTCTCTCAAGCAGTGCGGAAAATAAATCTATTCTCATGTTTATACTGTAAACATCCTTAATGTACCAAATTACAATTACTACACCTAGTCAGAGAACATGAGGACATACCCCAGGAGTAGTCAGTTTGTATATACAACTACATTCCCTGGTCTGTACAAGTTGGGGGAAACAACAATGCtaaacccacattttttttttttttttttgctccaatagacttctatgggcaaaaataaaacgccatagtctcaacatgctgagATTTTGGGaaactgccactgagcccaaagaaataaaaaataataataattaaaaacaaCTTAAGGGATagattaaagagcacctgtcaccaaactaaacttttaatatattggtccttatgtaattataagacaccttgctatttacttgcagttaaatgggtactccgccccagccAGACatgttcgctccgtgcctgatgaccagccatgcggcgctgacgtcacggccacgccccctcttggCGGCCGTCATGCCTCCATAGACTTAAATTGAGTGTGTGTGACataacgtcacaagggggtgtgtccgtgacatcacgagtctccGGTGCAGCAGCCGGCTGCTGCAGGGATATAGTGGGGGGTCCcaatggtgggacccccacgatcagacattttatcccctatcctttggataagggataaaatgtctaggggcaaagtactccttgaaaattctcaacctttatatgtttttaatgtgattgaaaaacagccactaggttgctctgttctgttccctgccacaagtcaaacagttagtttggtctcctccctggcaggagaccaaactcaggaagtgcatgctgggCATGGCGCATCACAGCTCTCGCATACTTCAGTGGCGCCGCACCTGCTgcggaacacccactttctcctgccagggtGCTCACACAatttgagcaaggggaaaggtataacaaaaattataggggtactccagtggaaaactttttttttttaaatgaactggtgcaagaaagttaaacagatttgtaaatgacttcttttaaaaaatcttaatcctttcagtactttttagcagctgtatgctacagaggaaatgcttttctttttgaatttcttttttgtcttgtccacagtgctctctgctgacacttgatgcccgtatcaggaactgtccagagcaggagaaaatctccatagcaaatctatgctgctctggacagttcggacagaggtgtcagcagagagcactgtggacaagacaaaaaagaaattaaaaaaataaagatttttctctgtagcatacagctgctaaaaagtactgaaaggattaagatttttttatagaaataatttataaatctgtttaactttaaagtaggagtagttagggaatataatcggtTAGTTTAGAAAAGATGGTTTGATAGCAAGTACTATTTAAATTTTGCCTGCCTGCagtctcccatagagaatgaaaccTGAATTCATACGAAATAATATATGTCATTACACTCAGCAATAGGGTTTTTATTgcaattgtttttttgttttttttattcagaaGAAAAATCTGAGAAATAaacttaaaatttttattaatctGGTAAGCAGTGGTCTGAATCTCCCGCCCCTATGGCTTGTAGCAAAAATAGTCCCAATGCCATATTAGCAAGAAATCACCTTCTACTTAGAAGTGGCATGTTGGCAGCCGCTCTGTGCCCGCAGCAGTCTGTAGTGGGTGGGTATCAGTCCCGTGGATGTGGAACGGCTAATTATTTTGGCAGAAGTTTTTAAACGAGTTCTAAATCGCTATTTAGAACTCGGCTCAGGAACGGAACGCCAATATCACCACACAGAAGGGATTATAGTCTGGAAACAATGAGAGTCATTTATAGAAAAAGACGTGGGAAAAGACATTTATAGATGAGTATAGACCCTGATATGTGAGAGGAAATAAGCCTGGGGCATTGCCGGCGGGATAAGGTAATAACCCTGCTAACCACATCCTaccacagtgttttccaaacaatgtgtctccagctgttgcaaaactacaactctacaaCAATAACTACAACAGTGTTCTACAACAATATGCTACGACAGTGTTTTCCGaagagtgtgtctccagctgttgcaaaactacaactcccagcatgctgggagttgtagttttgcaacagctggagacacactgtttggaaaacactgtcgtaGGATATTGTTGTAGAACACTGTTGTAGTTATTGttgtagagttgtagttttgcaacagctggagacacactgtttggaaaacactgtcgtaGGATATTGTTGTAGaacactgcatgctgggagttgtagttttgcaacagctggagacacactgtttggaaaacactgttctacaacAATAACTACGACAGTGTTCTACAACAATATCCTACGACAGTGTTTTCCGaagagtgtgtctccagctgttgcaaaactacaactcccagcatgctgggagttgtagttttgcaacagctggagacacactgtttggaaaacactgttgtagGATATTGTTGTAGaatactgcatgctgggagttgtagttttgcaacagctggagacacactgtttggaaaacactgttctacaacAATATAGCAATTCTGCATAGCGCAGTCTCTAGTGCAGGGGGAAAATCTtctttctttcacttttgaaagttTCCAGATGCGGCAAAAAATATTCAAGGCATTTTCCCATGTCATAAAGTGATGGCAAATTGTTAGCAAATGCCACTGCTTTGTGATTGGTAGGAATCCGACCCCTGAATCTGAGAACGAAGGGGCCGCAGTGCTAAAACAGTCTTCGCGGTTCTTCCTAGCACCACTGCCATTCAGTCAGAGGAGGCCAAGATGCAAGCGATACAGCTATTTTAGTGTTTGCCACAGCTGCAGGCTGGTTATGCTTGTGAAAACtatactataaggctaggttcacactacggaatctccgcctgcaattctgctttgaaattgccggcagaaattccgcttactaaaatgtatagtgtagtgaatcgGTTTCCGTTcataaattcacacttcggaatttgtgaagcggaatttgtgaacggaaaatccgcttggaaatttccgcctgaagactggcgttgttcattcttcaggcggaaatactcgcggaacacattgcagtctattggagactgcagtgtctgcgcggtcctagcgccgactgattcagccgacaccggccgcactcagaatctccgggcggaaacttTCTGGCGGAAACTTTCCTGGCGGGAACTTTCTGAAACTTTCTCCGGAGATtcggtagtgtgaacctagccttacagcatCTGTGCAAGGTATGGCACTGCCCCATTCAAGTGATGGGATAATAGTGCAACACCATGCCATGCTGCTacatatagtgcagtgtttgcaaaAATGAACCAGCCCAGCTTAGAAGGCCTTGGTCTCTTCAAACAACTGACCGGCAAGGGTGCCGAAAGCCTATATTGAAAGCCTATCCTGAGCAGACTTGGCTGGATACTGCACACTGTGTCAATCTATTGTTCGTGAGTGATGGGTCAAGCAACCATACATTTGTATTGTCCATGAATGAAAAAGCACCTTGGAGTGGCCCAATCCATGCAGAGGAATTGAagatctaaggctatgttcacacggcgtaaaatgtgcagaatgtccacctggaaaacacactaggaccgctcagaaatgcgccatctcaataAACGGTAATACATTTATGAGCGGAATTCTCAGAATCATTGAACAGGTTCATTGCTTCTAAGACaccagaatcgggatttccgcagtgggcacagtgcagcagaattgtattgaaatcaatgggactctgctgcagcggaacttCCAAACAGAATATTTCAGCAGAATTCTCCTTGGAAATTCCTCCGTGTGACCACAGCTGATCattggaggtcccagcagtccctgaccagctatttttattttttttttaggtatcttTGCTAATAAAAGATATTGGTCACTGTAGACACCCCCTTTTGTGAAACACAACAGCAAGATCAGAGGGTCATCGAAATCATGCAGCTTTTGCGTCTGTTGTCCCTCTGTATTTCTCTGGATCAATTAAAATTTAACAAACTTACTAAACGCCATACTAAAGGGTCCGTAATGTCAGAAACGATTCTGTCATCAAAGCATTTACGGAAAACGCAACCTAACAAACCTGTCTGTTACCCTTTAACCTATCTGCCACTTGCATCACAAACTACATAATCCCCCTTGCAGCCACAGAGTCTCCAAAAATCAGCTTTAGGAAACCAATGTAGTTAAGAACAAAGGGAACATTCTCGGACTCCAGCTATAACTTCAAGATGACTCAACAATAAGtgcgtacatatacacacatcacaaagCTAGCTGCTatagataaataaaatatattcaagGCAAACAAAGTACCCTGAAAGCTCCCTCCAGCTTGGTCATTTGTTGTAATAATACTGAAAGGGTaacacaacaataaaaaaaaatcgtagAGGTGAAAAACCAATATACAAAGTATTACAAAAGTGTGCAAACAATGGCATTAGTCTCTTTGGCATGAAGCATAATGACCTAATAGAACAGGTCTGCACATGGAATTAACTAAATCCAATGGATTTCCTGCATTGCATAGAACCTGCCAAACGTTGAATGTTTAACCTTGATAATATTCCCAATGTCATAATGCTGCAATAAAGGATTTGTAATAATATATCAATCAGAGCATTGTGTGTTTGCACCTTATAGATTCCCTGATAAAGTTCCTCGGAGGAGAACTCATCCGTAGGATCCGAGGCATTTGAACCCACAAGTTAAGTAGCTGGAAACAGGCCTGGTCCAACAACTCCGGCCCGTAACCCTCCAGCAGATTTACAGGCTGCGCTTCCTTGAACATTTTTGGCAGGGTGATGAAGTTCGGAAGGGTGCTGTTACCTATGAAGAAATGCATGAGTGCCTCCTTTTGCAAACATTCCTTCCAGAATGTGAAGAAGTCAGCTATCCTCTCCATGAGAAATGAGTCTTCCCACTTTTCAAAAGAAATTTGAAGCAATAGGTAGAAAAGTGTTGTCTTCAAGTTGTAGGAGCAGAAGATGGCTCTCCACTGGCATGTGAAGGCCGGCTGGAAGGTCTTGGCACCCAGGTCCCTCAAGCTCTTCATAATCTGTAGGCACTTCAGGTGACATGAGTTAGAAGGGGCTTGACCCTTGAACCAGGCCAAGTACTTCTGCTCATATTTAGAAAAGTTTATCCCCCAGTAAGGATCCAGATTTAGATTGTCCTGGTGGGATATGCTGCCCCAAGGTTGTGCGGTCACATACACTGCGTCTCCCAGATGAAAGGCAGGAATAAGTCTGACAGACATGGAGATGTGACAGCAGACATAATCCGACCTCGGGAGAATTTtcagaatcagtttttcatcccaTACAGTAAGTGTAATATGGCACCTCTCCTCAAACTGATACCTGATCACATTGAGACATCTTTGTATCTTCCAATGGAACCACTTGAGGATCAGGGTGGCAGAAAGCTGGTGCTTGAGGTCTACCTCCATGGTGAAACAATCACTAAACTGCTTATATGTTTTAACCCACTCAGACTTTTTAGGAGCCGCTACCCCACATATTATAGATCCATGAAGCATGGGCACGAGCGCTTTACCAACCTCTGAGAAAACAGGCTCCAGCTTCAGACTCTGCGGCATTTTAAGTGGCACCAGAATATCAAAGCAGTCCGGGCTGTTGATCTTATGTTGCTCATAGGCACTTCCAATCTGTAGATAGTCCCCACGGAAGATGACGCCAGTATCATGTTGCTTGGCTTTGCCCACTTTGATGAGCTCGCCAACTATCTGGCTGACATGGGCTTTGCTGTGGCCAAGAACATGTGGAGAAAGCTTGATGTGCTGTTCATAGAAGGATTCCAGCAGATTCCTCCTGAGCTGCTGCTGGTGCTGATGGTGGAAATTGAGCTGGTGGTCCCTCTGTTGAGGGTAGTTGCAGCATCTGAAGACCACATAACACACCAGGATCACCAAGCCCAACTTGAAGAAAAGTTGTAAGCTGCTGAGAGAGTCCTgacaacccccatcctcctcctcctgactgttTCTTCTAAGAGCAACGAACATGCACCAGATGCCTGTGAACAAGATGATCACCAGCAGCCAGAAAACTTTAAGATTGAGAGAATACACTGTCATCCTGCTGTGGAGGAACTGGTGTCATCCCATCATCTGCTATGGCTGAAGGGCAAGGGTGGCAGCGGGGCAGCAGATCACCCACAGAGTCCAGATTCCTGCAGTCTTTTCCCGGCTTCTTTAGATCTGACCGTTATACAGAAGAAACTTCCTCTTCCGAGGAGGGAATAGTGGGAGGCTGCCTGCTCATCTTGTCTATGAGCTCAGAGGAAATGCCAGGGAGTGAGCAGGCACCAGAGGGGGCGCAGCTGCGGAGCTGTCACTGACCGATCCCTATGGAGAGACCTACCAGCACTGCCACGctgcagtcaccgaacgccgatcagcgcagaagacgttcacgtcgtccatgtagagcgagcccTCGCACTCACTGCAGCCGCCTGGAggaggcattaactctttaggaaCTCAGCATAGTTTATCACTTCCTGCTCTGCTCTTGTGTGGGTTGTACACTGCCAAGTCTTCTTAAAGCAACAGGACATTTGTTACTTTGTGGCATCTGTAgtacagatatatattttttcttccctTGGAACTTTCCTTGCAGAACTAGAGCGATCTCTTCTGTTTGTACTGTAAATATTCTCTCTTGTTTTGCTACGTGTTCTTCAGTgtatttgccagaaagttaactctTTGCTTATAACTACAGCATTTCTTTCTGCCTTGCCTAAATGATTGAAGCTGCTAGTGAATTTCTCAAGTAATAACTCCCTagagcagtgttacccaaccagggtgcctccagctgttgcaaaactacaactcccagcatgcccggacagcctttggctgtccgggcatgctgggagttgtagttttgcaacagctggaggcaccctggttgggaaacactaccctagAGCAACTGCCAAACTTAGGTTAGTGTCACTCATGGAGGAAGATTCACAGTACTatgatttttgggggggcatttatatatatatatatatatttttttttttgtgtgtgtgtgtgtgctggtaatgtgtaggagtaccacatttattaaatggtcgcagagcatttgacaAATTTtgggcaggtcacattttctgaaatgtcaCTATTCACATattccaaaaagctaagctaagtctgggctggtgtagtttagagactttttggtcgctttacaccttttttgcaccttttcacaaaaaggggcAGTTTATAAAACCTGTCCATAGTGTCCCTATAGCCAAAATcggtggattacaactc from the Hyla sarda isolate aHylSar1 chromosome 8, aHylSar1.hap1, whole genome shotgun sequence genome contains:
- the ITPRIPL2 gene encoding inositol 1,4,5-trisphosphate receptor-interacting protein-like 2, with protein sequence MTVYSLNLKVFWLLVIILFTGIWCMFVALRRNSQEEEDGGCQDSLSSLQLFFKLGLVILVCYVVFRCCNYPQQRDHQLNFHHQHQQQLRRNLLESFYEQHIKLSPHVLGHSKAHVSQIVGELIKVGKAKQHDTGVIFRGDYLQIGSAYEQHKINSPDCFDILVPLKMPQSLKLEPVFSEVGKALVPMLHGSIICGVAAPKKSEWVKTYKQFSDCFTMEVDLKHQLSATLILKWFHWKIQRCLNVIRYQFEERCHITLTVWDEKLILKILPRSDYVCCHISMSVRLIPAFHLGDAVYVTAQPWGSISHQDNLNLDPYWGINFSKYEQKYLAWFKGQAPSNSCHLKCLQIMKSLRDLGAKTFQPAFTCQWRAIFCSYNLKTTLFYLLLQISFEKWEDSFLMERIADFFTFWKECLQKEALMHFFIGNSTLPNFITLPKMFKEAQPVNLLEGYGPELLDQACFQLLNLWVQMPRILRMSSPPRNFIRESIRCKHTML